The genomic DNA gacctcggatttataaaccgagccataaatatttttataaatatttatggagtgttattaagttagtattaaagattcgttagaaaattttaacttttggttagtcaattaattaaaaaggactaaattgaaaatagtgagaactttattaaattgtgattaaatagtttaagtgattaaaaggagagatttaaaaggaaattggacccaaattgtatgggctggacggttgggcaagaaaatcagcaaaaaagacaaggagaaacaagggtaaaatgggaaattttacaaattaaacatataaaacaagacaaatttgaaaaatctagagatatcatcatttttattCAGAAAAAACGCCAGgggaggtctgaaagctgctggtttttcatactttgacatatgtgagttcaattcttacccttttctttgagatttttatatttttgtgacttttacaattaggtccaagtgtttaattcattagtttttgattttatgaacaaaattaaaagctatcattgataagtgttagctgtttatgatgaaataaaatgaatttgaagctttgattttgttgtttgatgattttatcaagtaatttcaatagaaattgattttaggacctaattgtgaaaaagttatgaattaaggtttagtgttaaaattttgattttcaaatattgtgtaatagtttagaatgatggaataaaatgttaattgagaaaaattagcttaatagatgggctaattgagcaaggactgaattgtatgacctttgaaatttagaggaaaaatggtaataaacatcttgaactaaaacaatattggacagcagaagtagactaactttgaaaaatcaccaaaaaattgtataaatcgaattagaagatgaataaaatatgaaattaaagcttattgagtctagtttttaatagaagaaacggtgtaagcaatggatttgtaaattatgagatataataaattttgtgagacaatattagaatgaattcgggttcccctgttttgactttgaaaaatcacaaaaaattggataaaattaattagagtctcaaatttatatgcttagaatccttaatgagtctattttcaatagaaatcaatgggaacattatccgagttttgtactatgatataattaatttttagcgaagagaggtcagaactgttggatagtgaaataggggaaacttaaatgaataaactgtactaattggctataccaaaaattcttaaaattttatggtggaatgatatgtgagtctagttttatgaaaaatttacggatcttaattttgagctctgtagctcaaattataaataattgagtgactatgactcgtgtggatagattgatgtgagcattaataagtaaattgtgaaatcgtacttacaagaatgttgtatacattaaggatgtggaatggagaggaggaggaggaaaaatatatatgaatattcagttatcatggctaatttgcatgttttaagctcatggactaaattgaataaaagtaaaactttagggggcaattttgtaaaaatatcaaaaatgactaaattgaagggaataaattgttttattatctaaattaataaattgaatgaaattatcaatttaagattggatgaaatttgggaaaatggtaaattaccaatatgcccctaaatcttggtatttctgcaatttagtcaggtaggttcggataccctgaatgagcatgtaaatatgaaaatttaagtattgtatcatattttatatgatattttgaattgaatatatgaaaaggatgttacatgaaacatgaaaatgaatactaaataatataaattaattgaaattattctgaaaatttcggtaatgcctcgtatcctatcccggtctcaggtacggtatggggtattacactatcaatattatatcaattaaaaaaatttactatCTTAGGTATTAGATTCCAGATTAGATTTAGGTGCGAAggtagaaaattattttaaggggaccaaaattaaattgtaattttacaatagtaaaaatataatttcaccattttaatagcctctatctttataaattttaaaggattaaatcaaaattttatcatttttagggggcAAAGTGTagttttatctttattaatttaaatttttaaaaattccaaaggacttaaatgaaattttttctattttagagGGGGTCGTGCCTCTACCAACCCCTTGGTTTCACCCCTATTTAGATTTGACATGgaacatatttaaaataagttGATCAAATTTTAAACACGTATATACTCACTACATATACAACTTGACAAATATCTTAGATTTAGTTCATGTACTTAAAATGTTCTactcttttttatttaaaaattttagtccaATCATTAAAATCGTAAGTATTTTTTGCAACAactcgttttcagtgaaatcggaacagtagtttagggaccacaaatccgagttcggaagaaaaattattttaatatcatttcatggtctgcattatgattgagatatcatataaaatttttgttaagaaaattttactgattacatgtttaattgataaaaggaccaaattgcataacatgcaaaagttgaattctagtagctaaagggatCAAATAACTATGAAATTAACACTggaagtccttatatggaaaatagaccattaataggagttagtagataagtatggtgattcatccatggaaaattaaacaaagaaaaggatgaaattgaaaagatgaaataattaatgataaataattaaaatctaataTATCATCTTTTGTCATCATCTTTCTCAAATtaaaaacatggaaaccctagccataagAGCTTGAGCTCTAGCAAACTTATTTGGCTCAAATAAGTATGTATCATTGTCCcgcttttagtaatttttatattgtcGAGATCATAATAGCTTAATTTAGTTATCTcgagattaatttgtaaagttatcaaagtactaaggttttaccatggatgaatatgcatgaattatgaagttttatggtagaaaatgaaaggttgttgatagataaacaacttttgtgaagtgaattttgatgaaattgtggtttaaggactaaattgaaaagatataaaattcatggaaaaatcctgaattttatgaaatacatgggctgctatagttatatATGAAAATCGGCtaagcttggaataaggattaaattgcgtgaatttcattttccgagcctagggacaaaattgtaattaaataaaagtataggggcaaaatagtaatttttccaaagatgtgaattgaatatgaattaatgttaaattcatttatatagatccggatagaccaaatacggagttagaatgaggaaaagaagttaaactaccaaaatagtcacttttgtttatctcaagttacattttagtcacttatgtttgaaattttacattttagtcacttacgttaatgtgttgtaacattttagtcactaagcCATTAATTGTCATTAACGGTGTAACGGTAAGCTAATGTGGCacgttaaattattattattatttcaaacaaaaaatttaggttaaattgtataattagtccctatattttttcattttgagcaatttaattttttcttttatgttcttttaactttcatttttttttcttttatgttccttTCTCTTTTCCCCATTTTCCAATGGCGGTTTCAAGAGCCACCTCAAATAATTTTCGTACAACCAGGCCTTTAAATCTACACATTAACGAGTAACCTTTAGTTGACTGTTTGACATAATTTGCAAATGCCTCATGTTTGAAATCTTAATTCTTTGAATTAATTATTAGATCATTCAAGCAAAACAACTTTACAAATGCCTCATGTCAGAAATCTCATTTCTTTGAATTAATTATGTGGAAAATAGAGATGGAGAAGAGAGGAAAACAGAGGGAGAagtagaagagaatgaaaaataaagaataataataataattaaaagaacataaaagaaaaaaataaattgttcaaaatgaaaaaaaatatggggaccaattatataatttaagctaaaatttttgtctgaaataataatttaatgtGTCGCGTTAGCTTACTATTACATCGTTAACGATAATTAatagctcagtgactaaaatgttacaacacgaaaacgtaaatgactaaaacgtaatatttcaaacataagtgactaaaatgtaacttgaaaataaaagtaactATTTTGGTAGTTTATCCAAAAACaatatcattaaaatttaaaagattatttcttttttaataaaatagattCAAACTGTTAATACAATAATTATATATCTATTTAAAATTTGATTCACGTGTTTAACAATACTGAATGCCATATTCAAGTTAGCATTTAACTGATACaatattttaaagtttagggaccaaattaaaatatagtAATAGTGTTAGGACGTTTAATGAATTAAGCCATTGAAATAGAACACAAAACCAGAACGCGCGAGCCAGTGGGAGTTCCACTTCCaagtcctttttttctttttaaccaccaaaattattttgaaaaattactaaatctCAAAATGGAAAATAAGAGGCTTAGGAATCTTAAATCCTAAGCCACAAATATTAACGgtatttcttcattttttttttgcttaaaaaAGATAACGAAGGGAAAATTcagttaaaaaatttaaaagttaaaaacattGATTCGTTGTTTCGAAGCAAAAATCAGATTCTATTCTCCTATGAGAAACCTTTACAATGGCGTCAACTCCCACTCCTCCTCCTTCCTCTTATCCAAATACACTCCAATTTTCTGTTAAATCTCCGTCTCCGTTCGTACATTATCTTCTCTTCCGCTCTCGATGGCGAAATGATTCTACGATTTCGGTTCAAAAGAGCGGAGTTCCTCCACTTCCGCCTCTAGTGAGACCGTCTTTTAAGAAGAAGTTCAAGTGCTTCGCTAGATCATCGTCAACGGAGGAAGATCGTTTGAGAGAATCGGAAACATTGGCCGGTGATAATGATGGTGATGATGATGGAGGGAGGGAAGATCCGAAGGTGCAGCAACGGCAGAGTGATTCCTTCTTGCTTGGAATTCGTGAACCTGTTTATGAGGTTTTCACTATTCCTTACCTTTTGGGAGTAAAATAGAATTTCTTAGCCTTTTTGGAAGAGATATTAAGATAGTCTGAGCGAGAAAACTGGAGCATTATCTGTTGCATACAATTATGTGTGATGATTTTTTGTGCGAATAACGTTTTAGGGCTTATTTATTCCTAAACAATTTTCTAGCTGCTAATTTGCTAGTTTTGTTCTTAGTTTTTTTTTGTAGTTGCATTCCGAGTCTGGCTTCCTTTTCCTTTCAacctttatactatttttgaatggtttataattttatttcccGTGTTTAATATTGTGTTTGTTGTCTATCTCTAAAGGTGGTAGAGGTGAAGTCAAGTGGAGTATCATCTAAAAGGAAGATAAGCCGACGTCAATTATTGAAATCAAGTGGTAATTTAATTTTGAGATTTCTTTTCGTAGTTGTTACTTGTGtgttaagctttaattccataaagAAATAAAGCTATGGTTATGTGtacatacacatacatatatatatatatttgtagtgGATTAATGTATTTTTCTTCTTAGGTGTTCGTCCAAGAGATATCCGCAGTGTTGATCCATCATTATTTTTGACAAAAACGGCACCATCTCTTTTGGTAATAGACCCTTGTGTCGTCATATTCCATGATAGTTCTTTATTTGTTCATGCTTGGTTGCCATCGCTTAAATTTGAGTATCAGTGTGTTTCTTTAGTATACTGTGTTTGCAAACTCATTTTTCCCTCTTCAACGCTAATCACTATAGGTACGTGAGCATGCCATTCTACTTAATCTGGGATCATTACGAGCAATGGCAATGAAAGACCGTGTTCTTATATTCAATTATAATAGGTAAATCTTTCCTGCATCTGTGCAAATATGTTTTCATTGTTATCTCATTATTTTCACCTTTACTATCAATTCATCTTGATTTACTGTGAACTGATAATGATGCTTGTTGCATGTGTTGATTATTTATAGTAAAGGAGGAAAAGCTTTTATTGACACATTATTGCCACGACTGAATAACATGAATGGAGCGCAGTGTATGCCATTCGAGCTTGAGGTTTGTGTCAAACTCAGGATCCTTGCTTTGAGATGCTGATGTACAAAAGTCATTCATGTGTTGTTCTCTTGGTGGAAGCTATAACCTTAAACATCCGATCTTCTTAAGAGTCTCTAGTTGTGTTATTTGCAGGTTGTTGAAGCAGCATTACTTTCATGGATACAGCGTTGGGAACGGAAACTAATGAATTTAGAACCTCGTGTGAGTATGTGAACATAGTGAGTGCATTTTCTGTTTGTTTGTTGTTTTGATTTCCCTTTTCTCTTTTACAAGCTTTATGGTGAATTGTCAAATTCCTGAAGCTGCACACCACTAGTTTCCTCATTTGCTACAGCTGTTGCAAGCAATTTCAGTAGAAAATGCTTTTAACTGATTTTCAAGGTTTAAGTGGCTCCACAATAGGAAATAAATTCTACTTGTAGCAATTCTTATAGGCAGTATTTCCATGTCTTTTTGCCATTTATTTACATGTCTTCCCTCTCTTGTCTCTTAGACACTTGCTCGGAGAACCCATTCgtcttctattaaaaatttactGTTAAAAACATTTGAGAAGTATGCCTATGTAACCATTTTTGTTTCACTCTTGGTGTTGCTGCTTATCTTATTCCACAAATGGCTGCAAATGAACCAAGTTACTATCGATCAACTTGAAAATGCTGGTTTATCTTTGATTAGTCAGCTCGACATTTAGTCATTTTGCTAAAGAAGCCAAGTTTAAGCAACGAGGTATCTAACATTTAAGCTTGTTTTTATGCTAGTGAGAAACTCTTGATTGTTAATTTTCAGACTACTGATTTATAGGCTCATTTAGATGATATGAGATATGTAtgtaatattcttttatttagcCTTTTGTTTCATTCCTACTGAAAACCTAAATCCTTGAGGAATTGTCCGTAtttcatataaaaaaattatttttctttttccgaATAATTGAGCAGAAGCTTGTTATTGCTGTTGCAAGACAATTGCACCTAGCTTGTAATAATTATAAGCTTGAAAAGGCTATTGCTATTTAGCTAGGGCTTTGTTTATTTGATGCTTGGCTTGCCCATTTTCAAGTCTTACTTTGGGTTCTTACCATGTACTCTAAGCATTTCTCAAAGAACTAGTTTTTCCTTAGGTCATCTTAATACTGAGGAATTGTTCTTTTACAAGTTATAAATCTTTTGATAAAACTAGAATATATGTTCCCCTAGATATGTACCTGAACAATTTAATATTTTCACTGTAATTAATTAAGAACTTAAAGTTGCCATGACTGATGCTTGATTAtgttatttgattttaatttccATTGTCTGGATGTGTATAATGCAAAATCTCTCCCTTCTGGACTTATAAATTTTTTACCTTTGATTGCCTTGTATTTTTTACTGTCATTATTTGATAATTATGATATCTTATGGACCTGCTTACCCATGATTAGTGCTGTTCCATTTGCATAGGTTCAAGCTCTACTTAAGATGTTTCCTAACAAATTAACTGGTGACATATTGGAGCAACTTCGAATTAGCAAGCAGACTTTGGTATATTGACTTTAAAGAATCTTGTTGAGTTGCTTAACAACAAATAGTTAAACACTATCCTCTGATTAttatcttttttcttttcattttatcaTGCAAGGTTGAATTGGGTTCAAAAGCAGGTGCTCTTAGACAAATGCTGCTTGATCTTTTGGAAGATCAGGATGAAATACGTCGAATATGTATTATGGGAAGGCGTTCTACTCTTAAAAGGGAAAATGATGATGTGGAAAGTTCTTTACCTTCGGGAAAGCTGATTGCTGAAGGTGTACTGTGCTCATTAATCTGAGTTATCAGTTCTTTTAATAAGAGTTCTAATTGGTTCGATTCGGTCATTTTGCAGAACAAGTGGAAGAGATTGAGATGCTTTTGGAAAATTATCTTCAAAGGTTTTTCCCTTTGTTCCATTTATGGTGCATGTTTAGTATGTAGCTGGTGCATAAAATCGGATTGTTATTTGTTTTCTTCATTTTACTATTTTTGGTAGTCTTCAAGTAGGAGTGCAAGAGCATTTTAAGTGTCCACAGATCTTTATGATATGAACAAGACATGAACTAGATAAGTACAATTTAAATTGAGGTTTGGTTTAACGTAAAGGAATGATTACAATTTCTTTGAAGTTGCCAACTGTTTTTTGCATTTCCAGTAGGCATAAAGGATTTTGTCTTGTTGAAACTACTCTGGTTATTTGTTTGTGCTTTGTAGCCATGTTTTATTTTCAAGAGCTATAACCGATTATAAAGTCTTATTGCGTTTTGCAGATGTGAATCTTGCCATGGTCAGGCAGAAAGGCTTCTTGATTCTGCAAAAGAAATGGAAGATTCTATGGCAGTCAACCTAAGGTCTTGATGAAGTTTGATTTACTTTTTGTTGTCAGCATCACCATTTTGATTGGGTGTTGCTAATATTTATCCTCCAAAATCCCATGCTCCCCTTATATATGATTTTGATAATTTGTGTTTTCAGATTCATTTCGGGTATCTTTTCTTCTTGCATCTGAATCCACACTCCTTTAACTAACGAAATGTTGTTTAACTATTTAATCAGCTCCCGGAGACTTGAGGTAGGCAGAGTGGAATTACTTCTTCAGGTTGGAGCATTTTGTATAGGAGTTGGTGCTCTAGTTTCAGGTTTGTCCTTCCAGAAACAAGCAAATCGAAGCCAAGCCTTTATTTGATCATATGCAGGAATTCCTTAACATAATAATGGTTTTATaaacatggttttataataatgAGTTGCTTAGATTCTTGTGATTCAGTTCATGAAGATATTAGGCATTGCTAAGTGCCAAGTAAAACACGAACATGGTTAATTATTTCCTGATACCTGGTTGTAAGAATTGCCTTGGCTTATCCAGCatagaaattgtaaaaattacATGAGACAAATCACGATTCTTTAGGATGCTTCTTCATCACGTGACAAAAAAAATTGTAACTTGGTTCTCTAGTTGTAGCTAGTTCATGGATTTATTCTTGGACCTTGGATCTAGAGAAATTGCTTGAGTTCAGAATATGttgaaaggaaaaggaaaaaaaaaaacaaaaacataaaaacaaaaaaaaaaaccagaaagTTATAATGCATATGACTCTCGTAGATGT from Gossypium arboreum isolate Shixiya-1 chromosome 9, ASM2569848v2, whole genome shotgun sequence includes the following:
- the LOC108456996 gene encoding magnesium transporter MRS2-11, chloroplastic-like, translated to MASTPTPPPSSYPNTLQFSVKSPSPFVHYLLFRSRWRNDSTISVQKSGVPPLPPLVRPSFKKKFKCFARSSSTEEDRLRESETLAGDNDGDDDGGREDPKVQQRQSDSFLLGIREPVYEVVEVKSSGVSSKRKISRRQLLKSSGVRPRDIRSVDPSLFLTKTAPSLLVREHAILLNLGSLRAMAMKDRVLIFNYNSKGGKAFIDTLLPRLNNMNGAQCMPFELEVVEAALLSWIQRWERKLMNLEPRVQALLKMFPNKLTGDILEQLRISKQTLVELGSKAGALRQMLLDLLEDQDEIRRICIMGRRSTLKRENDDVESSLPSGKLIAEEQVEEIEMLLENYLQRCESCHGQAERLLDSAKEMEDSMAVNLSSRRLEVGRVELLLQVGAFCIGVGALVSGIFGMNLRSYLEERVFAFWITTAGIIFGATVTFFLMYSYLRRRKIL